One region of Oncorhynchus mykiss isolate Arlee chromosome 8, USDA_OmykA_1.1, whole genome shotgun sequence genomic DNA includes:
- the c8h1orf131 gene encoding uncharacterized protein C1orf131 homolog, translated as MDNNENGKEEDTDQFFLDHVLNTLYDFGDRTVSKREHKSQKKRSQRSEVEDEDTAADDCSDTKDSLEVRLSDISAIDLPGASEVGNTSLTTKQAPPVEVVTFQDPTKRPRQARKPPVPEVKDKPPQTKEKKVDPDEFSLEKARLEVHRFGITGYQKVQQRVFEQERAIMLGARPPKKEYVNYKVLQQRVKDKKQKAKDEIQTDLKKKKMTKPRDEKRKSSSSKAPTGQVGRFKNGMLVLSTKEIQKIKASIKKK; from the exons ATGGACAACAACGAAAATGGAAAGGAAGAAGACACGGATCAGTTTTTTCTTGACCATGTCCTGAATACGCTGTATGATTTCG GTGATCGAACAGTATCAAAGAGAGAACACAAGTCACAGAAGAAGAGATCCCaaaggagtgaggtagaggacgAGGACACCGCTGCAGACGATTGCAGTGATACTAAAGACAGTCTGGAAGTCAGACTTTCAGATATCTCAGCGATTGACCTTCCTGGTGCGTCTGAAGTTGGAAACACAAGTTTAACCACTAAACAGGCACCACCAGTAGAGGTGGTCACATTCCAGGATCCTACAAAGAGACCGAGACAAGCCAGAAAGCCACCAGTGCCCGAGGTCAAGGACAAG CCTcctcaaacaaaagagaaaaAGGTGGACCCAGATGAATTCAGTCTAGAAAAG GCTCGGTTAGAAGTTCATAGATTTGGAATCACTGGATACCAGAAAGTGCAGCAGAGGGTTTTTGAACAGGAGCGAGCCATCATGCTTGGAGCAAGG cCCCCTAAGAAGGAGTATGTAAACTACAAAGTGTTGCAGCAAAGGGTTAAGGACAAAAAGCAAAAGGCAAAGGACGAGATTCAGACG GACTTAAAGAAAAAGAAGATGACTAAACCAAG GGATGAGAAGAGGAAGTCATCGTCCAGTAAAGCTCCAACAGGCCAGGTGGGACGCTTTAAAAATGGAATGCTGGTCCTGAGCACCAAAGAAATTCAGAAAATAAAAGCCTCCATCAaaaaaaaataa